Genomic DNA from Paenibacillus sp. KS-LC4:
AGGAGGGACAAGTGTGGCTGACGCATTAAAGGGAATCGTGGTCGTCATTTTACTTGTATTTGCTTTCATTATATATCCTGCCTATCGTCAGTCGGAAAACGTTGAAGAGGAAATAAAGCAGCGTGCGAATGCGGCAACCATTGAATTTGTGGATACGGTGCGCTCGAAGGGCTATGTGGACTTGTATGATTATAAAATATTTCTCTCTTCACTGGACGCATCCTATGGCGTATTTGAGGTTCAGCTTGAATATTACAAAAAAAATCTACAGCCAAACTACACGGACCCTAATGACTTTTCAACGTTTCAGAACAGCTTTAATGTTCGCTACGACGGATATTACACAAAAGAAATATTGAATCGGTTGTATGGCAACAGCGCTTTGGCAGAGGACGATCCGAATCGCCGCTTTAATATGTTCGTCGGAGATTTATTTAATGTGCGCCTTTCCCTTAAAGGGACGACGCTGGCATCAAATTTTCGAACCTTCTTATTTAAGAGTCAGAATGTACCCATCAACATCAAGTACGGGGGGATGGTAAGAAATGAGGCCCCTTAGCGTGCTGCTTCTATTTCTTGTGCTTGCCATTCCTCTCGTTGTATTAAATGATGCCAAGCAGGATTTAGAGAGCTTTAACAAGGAAATGCATAGGCGATATACGAGCGATTTTCAAGCTGCGGTTGATGATACGGGTGCTTATTTATCTCGTCTGGAATCACAGCAAACGACGGTATCGGTTAGATATCAGCAGGAAAAGCAATTAGATTTGGATCAAGAGATGATCAATGTTTTTTATGAAAATTTGGCATTAAAGTTTGGCATTGAAAATAATGCCGTAGCTATTCAAAACCTAAAGCTGCATATCCCTGCCCTAGTCATGATTCGTTATAACGGATATGTCATGGTGACGCTGGATGATACGGCTAGCTATGAAGGGGGGCAGGAGCTTACTTCGGTTTTCTGGCCTGCACGCTCCTTTCTGTATCAGCTGCGAAATGGCAATACCATTTATTTCACTATGGATAACAACGCGCTAGTCTATGACAAGGGACAAAATCGTTTTTATCAGGGCGACTATGAATCTCTTAGTACGCAGACGAATTTGGCGCCGCTTCTTACCCTTGAACAGTTTAAAGAGATTAGGCAAAGCACGATTACATCCTTGATTGAGCGAGATATGGCAACGGCGATTAACAGGCATATGGAGATTGCTAAGCGGTTAGGGCTTTCTGTGCAGTTTACTTTGCCTAAAGGCATTGATCAGCAGTCGATCAAAGATATGGGTTTTATGGCATTTATTCAGGGTTATCCTTTGCCTGGTGGGGAACGCTTGGATGCCTATTCCTTCGCAGGCAGTGCCGTCGTTCAACGTAAGGCATGGGTGGGCACAATTGCTTCAAGCGGCAGACACAATGCGTATCCTGAGCAATGCGTACCGTCATCTGGAATAACGGTAATTGAAACGATTTACGATACAGAAGAAGCGGTTAGAAAGGGTTATTTTTTGAATGAATGCTAAAACATAAAGAAAATATTTGAATTAAATTAATAAAAGTGTGGATAAAAATTTGTTTATGTATTATAATACAAAAGAAGTAAAATAAGTAATTATATGAAAAGGAAGTGTTTATAATGGCAGAGGTTAGACTGAGTTATGACGGTTTGAAAGGTCAAGGCCAAAAGGTACATGGTCAAAAAGAGCAATTCGATGCTCTTCTGGCAAATGTTATGAGCACGATTGATCAACTGGAATCCGTATGGAGCGATAAAGCGGCTAAAGACTTTATACAACAGGTTCGCGGAATGAAGCCAACGTTTCAAAAGTTTGGTGACGCTCTTGAAGGACTATCGAAGCATATGATTAACGTATCGGCGAAATACGAAGAGCTTTCCAATAACGTTATCAGCTCTCAAAAATTCTAAATACTAGATTTAAAAAATAGTATTTAGACAACTCATGCAGATTATATAAAAATAGCTATGCAAAATTTGCATAGCTATTTTTATACTTAATTTGCTGTAAGGAGGGGGAAGATGGCGGGAAAGCAGGTCGTATTTAAACCGGATGAAGTGAGGCGCCTGCAGCAGCAGATGGTGCGAATCGGAGCGGACACGGATGAGCTGCGACGGCGGGTGAGCGGGAAGATCGCGAGCTGG
This window encodes:
- a CDS encoding WXG100 family type VII secretion target; this encodes MAEVRLSYDGLKGQGQKVHGQKEQFDALLANVMSTIDQLESVWSDKAAKDFIQQVRGMKPTFQKFGDALEGLSKHMINVSAKYEELSNNVISSQKF